A single genomic interval of Streptomyces sp. NBC_00663 harbors:
- a CDS encoding helix-turn-helix transcriptional regulator yields the protein METSLPNHLPRLAAAERDQLATPTDVAAYLGVPVKTLYQWKYRGTGPSVHKVGRHLRYRWREVDTWLDAQTSYDLTV from the coding sequence ATGGAGACCTCATTGCCGAACCACTTGCCGCGTCTTGCCGCCGCCGAGCGTGACCAGCTCGCCACCCCCACCGACGTGGCCGCCTACCTCGGGGTGCCGGTGAAGACGCTCTACCAGTGGAAGTACCGGGGCACCGGCCCCAGCGTCCACAAGGTCGGCCGTCACCTGCGCTACCGCTGGCGGGAGGTGGACACGTGGCTGGATGCCCAGACGTCGTACGACCTCACGGTCTGA